A single Primulina eburnea isolate SZY01 chromosome 11, ASM2296580v1, whole genome shotgun sequence DNA region contains:
- the LOC140805797 gene encoding protein indeterminate-domain 14-like, with protein MLRNSDNPSSPSEPLSSSENGSVSKRKRRPAGTPDPDAEVISLSPKTLLESDRYVCEICSQGFQRDQNLQMHRRRHKVPWKLLKRDTPMARKRVYVCPEPSCLHHNPCHALGDLVGIKKHFRRKHSNQKQWVCEKCSKGYAVQSDYKAHLKTCGTRGHSCDCGRVFSRVESFIEHQDACSMGQLRSESHPLPPPLVAACLSGTASSPSPSSDTNLSVAPRHGSSALPRQIDPIFFSSFADTSCGGTASRYPNLEVQLLSKKLDEYQSTQLQLSIGSSEMGGRTDTRTTVNYYRSSPRGIITTCEKQPFAAAGMPAESLKEFTQEQLRMAMAEKAYADEARQEAKRQIELAEQQFSEAKRIRQLAIMELEKAQALKEHATEQVNSIMQQITCNSCKQKFQQSHATSSSWPTFAEASSSSCENSLGMSNISAILREWEFKKS; from the exons ATGTTAAGAAACAGCGATAATCCCTCTTCTCCTTCGGAGCCACTCTCTTCTTCTGAAAACGGAAGCGTCAGTAAACGAAAACGACGGCCCGCTGGAACTCCAG ATCCAGATGCGGAGGTGATCTCTCTATCCCCGAAAACCCTTCTGGAATCAGATCGATACGTGTGCGAGATCTGCAGCCAAGGGTTCCAGCGCGACCAGAACCTGCAGATGCACCGGCGACGGCACAAAGTTCCGTGGAAACTGCTGAAGCGCGACACCCCGATGGCGCGGAAGCGTGTCTACGTCTGCCCGGAGCCCAGCTGCCTCCACCACAATCCCTGCCACGCGCTCGGAGATCTTGTCGGGATCAAGAAACACTTCAGGCGGAAGCACAGTAATCAGAAGCAATGGGTCTGCGAGAAATGCTCCAAAGGATACGCTGTGCAGTCTGATTACAAAGCCCATCTGAAAACCTGTGGGACTCGTGGGCATTCTTGTGATTGTGGCCGTGTCTTCTCCAG GGTGGAGAGTTTCATCGAGCATCAAGATGCTTGCAGCATGGGGCAGCTCCGATCAGAATCTCACCCACTACCGCCGCCTCTGGTGGCGGCTTGCTTATCTGGAACGGCTTCAAGCCCCAGTCCCTCCAGCGACACCAATCTCAGTGTAGCGCCCAGGCATGGCAGCAGTGCTTTGCCCAGACAAATAGATCCCATTTTCTTCAGCAGCTTCGCCGACACCAGCTGCGGCGGCACCGCCTCCCGCTACCCGAATCTTGAGGTCCAGCTTCTTTCTAAAAAATTAGACGAGTATCAGTCGACACAGCTACAGCTCTCAATTGGGTCGTCGGAAATGGGAGGAAGAACCGACACTCGAACCACCGTCAACTACTATCGGTCCTCGCCGCGGGGTATCATCACCACCTGTGAGAAACAACCTTTTGCAGCAGCGGGGATGCCTGCAGAAAGTCTGAAAGAGTTCACGCAAGAGCAGCTTAGGATGGCCATGGCGGAGAAAGCTTACGCCGACGAGGCGAGGCAGGAAGCGAAAAGACAGATAGAACTAGCGGAGCAGCAATTCTCCGAAGCTAAAAGGATCCGGCAACTGGCCATTATGGAGCTGGAAAAGGCTCAAGCGCTGAAAGAACACGCCACGGAGCAAGTCAACTCCATCATGCAGCAGATCACTTGTAATTCTTGCAAGCAAAAATTCCAGCAGAGTCACGCTACATCTTCTTCCTGGCCGACATTTGCAGAAGCTTCGTCTTCTTCTTGTGAGAATTCACTTGGGATGAGCAACATATCAGCTATTCTTAGAGAATGGGAATTCAAGAAAAGTTGA